The genomic window ATCACCAGCACGGATGACATTTACTACGTCTGCATGAACCATGTTTCTTTGGGCATGAAAGGAAAGATCATTGTTTCGGCCGCAACTGGAATTGTGGATGCTGCACGTGGCGTTTCGCTGCAGGTGTTCCCGAATCCTGTGGTGAAGGGCGACTTTATGGTCAGAGGCAACGGCCAGACCTTGGACAATACCAAGTTGGAGATCTATAACATTAGCGGTCAGTTGGTAAGGTCGTTGAACCTGAAAGGCGAGGAAGCAAAACTGCATGCAACGCTGGCAGATGGCGTTTACTCGGTGATCATCAGCAAAGATGACAAGGCCATTCTGCGCGAGCGACTGGTCTTTCTTTCTGAATGATCGAGCAGACGCTCTAAGGTTTATTGGAACCCTCATAGATCAATTCTGTGAGGGTTTCTTTTTGATGATCGGTACATTGCGGTGATGCTCAAGAATGTTCTGTTATGGTACTTGGCCGTGCTGTTGTTCGGAAGCCTGCAAGCGCAGGAGAAGGGAGCGCTTGTCTACGCCAATTCGTTTACGCAACGCGATTCGTTGAACGATTGGGTGATGGAAGGCGCGGGCGTGGTTGCGACAGACAGCAGCGGAATGACCATGTATTCGCCTGATGAGGCGGGGCATCATGTGTTCTGGTGTCCGCAGGAATTGCCAGCGCGTTTTGTGGCCGAGTGGGACGTAAGAAACCTCCATCCCGAAGCAGGGCTCTGCATCGTTTTCTTTGCGGCCAAAGGGCGCCATGGCGAAGACATCTTCGACCCGCAACTGACCAAGCGAACGGGCATTTTCAGGCAGTACACCAAAGGTGATATTGACAATTACCACATCTCGTACTACGCCAACACGCCTACGCAAAAGGACCGTCCGCACAGCCACTTGCGTAAGAACCACGGTTTCAAGAAGGTGCAGGCAGGAGAGTTGGGCATTCCGCCCGATTCGGAGGAGGTGCACCACATCCGATTGGTGAAAGACCAGGGTCACATTACCATGTCGGTGGATGGCCGCATGATCATCGATTGGACGGATGATGGAAAGACCTTTGGCGAAGTGCTGGGTTCAGGAAAACTCGGTTTCCGCCAGATGAAATGGACGCGGATGGTCTATCGGAACTTGCGTGTTTGGGAGTTGCTCTGACATAGATCGGTATTCGGTAGCGATAAATTTATAGCAGACCGGGAGTGTTGGTTGAATGGTTTGGCTGGCGGCTTTAGATCAGTTACAACTTAGCGCAGCGTTCTCTCTGCATTTGGCAGAAAACTGGTCGTGTCTATTTCCACACAAGTGATTCTTTGGAAGACTGGCGCGGCCATGGGGCGTTTGGATATTGGATTAGTGGTAGTGCTTAAAGTCAAGTAAGAACCAATTAATCAATAGAAAAAGAGTGCCAACGACAACATCAATGATTATCAATTTGACTCTTTTGTCGAGTAGAAAGTATCGATACATAACTGCTGTTGCGGTGAGCAATAGGATTGCTGGAATACTTAGATAATGAAGAATTATGAAATCTACGAATTCAAAGTACTCTTGGAATAGCATTCTCCAAGCAAGAATTATCAATGAACCGAATATGAGTAGTACTGTGGGAAGGTATGTAGGCATGAATGCTCGATAAGTAAATTTAGACGAAATTATTCAGATTCATGATCACCCTAAATTCACATCCCCGCAACCTTCCACAAACCCCTAATCCGTAATTTGGCGGCAATATGCTGAGGCGCATTCTTCTACGTACGGTGCTGGTGGTGTTGCTGATGGTTCCGTTCAGCAGTAACATGCTTTTCTCGTGGGGGTTCTTTGCGCATAAGCGCATCAACCGTTTGGCGGCCTTTACGCTTCCGCCTGAGATGATCGGGTTCTACAAACGCAACCTCAACTACATCACGGAGCATGCGGTGGACCCTGACAAGAGGCGCTACATTGCCAAGGATGAGGCGCCACGGCATTACATTGACATCGACCATTTCGGCCCTGGCATGGAGTGCTTTGAGGCCATGCCGCGCCAATGGAACGAGGCGGTGCAGAAGTACACGGAAGACACGCTACAGGCGTACGGCATTGTGCCGTGGCACATTGATGTGATGGTGTTCCGTTTGACGAAGGCCTTTCAGGAAGGCAACTTGGACCGCATTCTGCGGAATTCGGCCGAGATAGGCCATTACATTGCCGATGCGCATGTGCCGCTGCACACCAGCGAGAACTACAATGGCGACATGACGAACCAGCATGGCATCCATGGTTTCTGGGAAAGCCGTCTGCCCGAGCTCTTCTCCGATCAGTATGATTTTTTGGTGGGGCGCGCCCAGTATATTGACGACCCGTTGGATTTTGCGTGGAACGTGGTGGAGGACAGTCATGCCGCGCTGGACAGCGTGCTGCTGTTTGAGGCCGAGCTGAATGCCGAATGGCCCAGCGACCGCAAATACACCATGGAGAACCGTGGGCAGGTGCTGCTGAAAGTGTATTCGCAGGAATATTCGGAGGAGTACCACAACCGCCTGAACGGCATGGTGGAAAGACGCATGCGCGGAGCCATTTACAGCATCGGCTGCATCTGGTACACGTGCTGGGTGAATGCGGGGCAGCCCGACCTTTCGAAGCTGTATGACGAGAAGCTTTCGCCTGAGGAAGAGGAGGAGATGATCGAGTTGGAACTGAAGGTGAAGGGCTCGGACGGCATCAAGGGGCGGTCGCATGAGAATTGATTGTTGTTTTGTCATGCTGACGAAGGAAGCATCTCATTCAGATTGAGAGATTCCTCGTTCCTCGGAATGACAAATTGGAAATGAACGACAAACCACTATCAGGACTGAAAGTATTGGAGTTGGCATCCGTGTTGGCGGGGCCAGCGGTGGGCATGTTCTTGGCGGAGCTTGGTGCGGAGGTGATCAAGATTGAGAATCCGAAAACAGGCGGAGATGTAACGCGGAGTTGGAAGCTGACCACCGAAGACCCGAACGCGGACATCAGCGCGTATTTCGCGTCTGTGAACTATGGAAAGCAGCACCGATTTCTTGATCTGAAGAACGCTTCTGAATTGGCGGAAGTGCAGCAATTGGCTGCGAAAGCCGACATCATCATTGCCAATTACCGAACAGGACAGGCCGAAGCTTTCCAGTTGGATTTTGATGCCATCAACAAACACAATCCGAAGGTCATTTATGGAAACATCACGGGGTTTGGGGCGGAGGAAGGTCGCCCTGCGTTCGATGTGGTGTTGCAGGCCGAAACGGGCTATATGTTCATGAACGGTCAGCCGGAAAGCGAACCGACCAAGATGCCCGTGGCGCTGATCGATGTGCTGGCTGCGCATCAATTGAAGGAAGCCATTCTGTTAGCGCTGCTCCAGCGCGAAAAGACAGGAAACGGTGCGTTTGTGGAAGTTTCGCTGTTCGATGCGGCTGTTTCCGCATTGACGAATCAGGCCAGCAATTGGCTGATGAACAGTCACATTCCGCAGCGCATGGGTTCGTTGCATCCGAATATTGCGCCTTATGGCGAGATATTGAACACGCAGGACGGCAAGCAGATCGTGCTGGCCATTGGTTCCAATGCGCAGTTCGAAGCACTCTGTGGAGTATTGGGTTTGGAGGAATTGCCAGCGGATGAACGGTTTGAGACCAATCAGCACCGCGTGGAAAACCGAACCGAGTTGCAACAGCAACTTCAGCAAAAGGCCAGTTCGATGAACTGTGATATTTTGATGGATTCGTTCTTGGAAAGGAACATTCCCGCAGGGGTTATCCGAAACTTGAAGGAGGTTTTTGCCACGGAAGCAGCCCAAGCTTTGGTACGAAAGGAAGGGGAAACCGAACGTGTTTCGCAAATTGCGTTCAAAATGCGCTCATGAGTCTGCGTTGGGAATGGAAACGGTTCGATGACCTTACGGCCGATGAGGTTTACACGATCCTGTGCGTGCGGCAGCAGGTGTTTGTGCTTGAGCAGGAATGTCTGTACTTGGATGCCGATGGCAAAGACCGTCAGTCGTTCCATTTGATGGGTTTTGATGGGGATGAGCTGGTGGCCTACGCACGTATTCTGGATGCGGGTGTGAGCTACGAGGAGGTTTCGATGGGACGCATTCTCACCACCGAAAAGGTGCGTGGAAAAGGTGCTGGAATGGAACTGATGGAAGTAGGCTTGAAGAAGATCACGGAACACTACGGGAACGTTCCTGTCCGCATTTCAGCACAAACGTACCTACTTGATTTCTATGAGAAGTTCGGTTTCCGTTCCACGGGAAAGGAATACTTGGAAGATGAGATCCCGCATACGGAGATGCTAAGAAACCCCCTCGATCCCCCAAAGGGGGAAGCTGACTGAAAGATCACCGGTCAGAAGGTTGATGTTTCAAAGGTGCTTCGATCTGGCGGCCACCTTCTCTGTGTAACTCCTCAACTCAGACGCTCTCTGTGCAAGTTCAATTAGAAGGCATTGAATTTGACCACTTTCATGGCTTCGGTCTTGCCGTCTATCAGCAGTTGGCAGACCAATGGTTTGCGCAGATTTCCTTCGGCCGCGTAGCTGAATTCGTACTGACCTTCTTTCAATTCGCCTTTGTGCAGCGTGGCCAATTCCTGTCCGTTCATATCGGTCACTTTCACTTCGGCATCGTGTGCCTTTTTCATGCTCACTTCCATCTTGGCGGTCTGAAGCGAAGTGAGTGTGCGCACGCGCATGTAAAAATCATTGCTCACGGCCTTTGCCCGATGTTCCTCGCGGGCCTTGCGTGCCGCATTGAGCGCTTCCTTGCGTTCGTCCTTGAACACGTACAGTTCGGTGGATTGCGCCAAGGCAGATGTTACCCATCCCGACAGGAGTAGAATAAAGATTGCTGATCTCATACTTTCTGGTTTCGGTGTCTTTTACCGGACATTGCACGTTGGTGTTATGGTCGTTGGTAGATGAAATCGGTTGTTTGCCGATAAACCAGCGGTGCTACCTTTGCCGCGCATGTACAAATACATTTTCCGACCGCTCTTTTTTATCCTCGATCCTGAATCTGCACATCACTTCGTCACGGATCTTTTTACGCTTCTGATGAAGATTCCCGGTGTGAAACAGATCACCGAAAGCATGTATAAGGTGGAGGACAAACGTCTTGAACGGGAACTGTTCGGGTTGAAATTCCCGAATCCGGTCGGGTTGGCCGCAGGGTTTGATAAGCAGGCTTCGTTTTACAAGGAATTCAGCTCGTTGGGGTTCGGTTTCATTGAGGTGGGGACCATCACGCCCCAGCCTCAGAACGGGAATCCGCAGCCGCGTATGTTCCGCCTGCCAAAAGATCAAGGGTTGATCAACCGCATGGGGTTCAACAATGGCGGGTTGGACATGGCCCGCAAGAACCTCGAAGGCCGTGATCGCAGTTTCATTATCGGGGGCAACATCGGTAAGAACAAGGTAACGCCCAACGAGAACGCGGTGGATGATTACATCCTCTGTTTTCAAGGCCTGCACGATCTGGTAGACTATTTCGTGGTGAACGTGTCCTCACCGAACACGCCCGGTCTGCGCGAGTTGCAGGACAAGGAACCCTTGCTTCGAATTCTGAACGCGCTGAAGGAGGAGAACACGAAGATCCCTGTGCCACGGCCGATCCTTCTGAAAATTGCGCCAGATCTTACCGATTCGCAGTTGGACGACATTGTGGAAATTGTGGCCGAATCGAAGATCGATGGAGTAATTGCCACCAACACCACCATTTCCCGCGAGGGCTTGAAGTCTTCTGAATCCATTACAAAGGAAGTTGGAGGTTTGAGTGGGAAACCGGTCCGTGAGCGAAGCACGGAAGTGATACGCTACCTTCATCAGAAAAGCAATGGTTCGTTCCCGATCATTGGTGTGGGTGGAATCCATTCTGCCGAGGATGCGATAGAAAAGTTGAATGCGGGCGCGAGTCTGGTGCAGGTTTATACGGGGTTCATTTATGAGGGGCCGGGATTGGTGAAGCGGATAAATAAAGCGTTGGTAAAGTTGACGAAGAGATAGAGTTGACGAGGAGATAGAGTTGACGGAGAGATAGAGTTGACGAAGAGATAGAGTTGATGGAGAGATAGAGTTGACGGAGAGATAGAGTTGACGAAGAGATAAAGTTTACAAAGAGATAAAGTTGACGGAGAGATAAAGTTGACGGAGTTGATTGAGACCGAACTCTCGGTGTCGCTCTGTGTTTCTCAACTGAACTGTGTGAAATAACGAATGAAAGCAATCCAACTCATAGAATGTCCGCGCGATGCCATGCAAGGCATCCATGAGTTTATTCCAACGGATAAGAAAGTGGCGTACATCAACGCATTGCTGCAATGTGGTTTCCATACGTTGGATTGCGGCAGTTTCGTATCGCCAAAGGCCATTCCGCAGATGGCAGATACTTCCGCAGTGCTGGACAGACTGAGTGAGGAGCACTCCACGAAACTCTCAGTTATTGTGGCCAATAAACGCGGAGCGCTGGATGCGGCCAATCATCCTCGCGTGGATATTCTGGGTTTTCCATTCTCTGTTTCGGATGAGTTTCAGAAGCGCAATACCAACGCTTCGCGCGAAGAGGCTTTGGACCGCGTGAAGGAAGTAAAGGAACTCGCCACCAAGCACGACAAGGAACTGCTCATTTATCTTAGCATGGCGTTCGGAAATCCGTATGGCGAGGTTTGGGATGCAGAAATTGTAGCGGAGTGGACAGCTAAGCTCGCTGCGCTGGATATTCAGCTTTTCATGCCATCCGACACCATCGGTTCGTCCACCAAAGAGTCCATTTCTGCGGTTTACAAATTGCTCAATCAGGAATTCCCAAAACTGGACATCGGGGCACATTTGCACACCACGCCCGACACGTGGAAAGAGAAGTTGGATGCTGCTTGGGACAATGGTTGTCGCAGGTTCGACTCTGCTTTGAAAGGTTTCGGTGGCTGTCCCATGGCCAAGGACGACCTGACGGGAAACATGCCCACCGAGCGTGTGCTTCAGTTCTTGGAGGAAAAAAAGGTCGATACGGGCATCGATGAAAATGCGTGGATGGAAGCGATGAAACTTTCCAGCCAGACATTCCCAGTATGAATATGAGAAATCGCAAAGCCTCGCTGGCGTTCATTTTCGGTACAGTTGCGGTCGATATGATCGGTATCGGCATCATCATTCCTGTGATTCCTCAGTTGATCGGAAATGTGGCGCAGGTGTCGCTTTCTGAAGCGGCTGCCATCGGAGGTATGATGATGATGGTCTATTCGGGCATGCAGTTCTTTTTTGCCCCTGTGATGGGTGAGCTGAGTGACCGATTTGGCAGACGTCCGCTTCTGCTCACAACCCTGCTCGTACTTTCCATCGACTATCTTTTTCATGCATTTGCCCCTTCTGTGGCTTGGCTTTTTGTGGGAAGAATACTGGCAGGGATCTCTGGGGCGAGTTATACCGTTGCCAATGCTTACATAGCCGATATTTCGAAGGCGGAAGACCGAGCGAAGAACTTTGGGTTGGTGGGTGCAGCGTTCGGTCTTGGGTTCATTCTCGGACCGGTAATAGGTGGTGTGTGTGGCGAATATTGGGGCTTCCGTGCGCCCTTCTTTCTGGCGGCCGCCTTGGGTTTTCTGAACTTCCTTTTCGGAATGTTCTTCGTTCCCGAATCGTTGGAAGAGGAGAAGAGGCGGCCTATCGAATTCAGTAAGATGATCCCGGGCGCAAGCCTGTTGAATCTTACCAAATACCGATCGGTAGGAGGATTTATCGTTGCGTTTTTCTTTGCGTTTCTGGCAGGGCAGGCCATGCCATCAACATGGACCTTCTTCGTCATCGAGAAATTGAACTGGTCGGAACTGGACATTGGGATAAGTTTGGGTTTTGTGGGGATACTCATCTCCTTTGTGCAGGCGGTATTTGTGGGTTGGAGTACCAGAAAGTTCGGCACAGAGCGGGTCATTGTCGGTGGTTATTTTTTGGCCGCGCTCGGCATGGGACTCCTTTCTCAGGCGGAGGTCGGTTGGCAAGTGTATGCTTTTACCATTCCATATTGCTTGGGAGGCGTGGCCACGCCCACGCTGCAAGGATTGCTTTCCAATCATGTTTCGTCAAGCGAGCAGGGCAAATTGCAGGGAGCCATTACAAGTCTCATCAGTATTTCGGCCATTCTGGGGCCGTTGATCCACACGCGTTTGTTCGAACTGTTCACAGGGAAGGATGCCATCACTTATTTCCCAGGGATGCCGTTTGCAACAGCAGCCGTCATGCTTCTCATCTCGTTCACATTGGCCATCGTTACCATAGCAAGAACGAATAGGAAGGGCGCAGATGCCGAGACCGTGTCAACCGCTGGTTGAAGCGTTGATCGGAATCTCATTGTTTGCTGAGGGAAAGATTCCTACTTCGAAACGAAAACAGGGCCGTATGTATTACGGATGGATTCGTCAAGCGAGTTCAGAAAGCGATTGTCGCTGTTGGAAAGCTGACCTGATGAAGCTACTTCCTGAATGACAATTCTCCCTTTTACAAGCGCATACGTGCGGTGAAAGGTCGTCTGTGGGTTCTCACTCTTCAATTTGCGGATCAACACGGGTTCATCGAGATTCGCATCAATGGTTTCGGTATTGTCGGAAGTGATTGTCGTTCCGTACGCAGTACCTCTCTGTGCCTCTTCACGATTGACGAATGTGATGAACTGCATGTAGCTGACGTCTGATTCCAATTTCACCACCTTCTCCGAATAGGCAGTTTCGCCACTTCTCAGGCTGTAATCCGTTTCATGGCGATGAGTGGTCACGATCGGAGCTCCCGGCCATGAGGTGATCAACGAAGTTCCCGGAATGGAAGTATGGGTTTTGGTAGCAGTCGGTTGCGTTCCGGCTGCATCGGCCTGATAGCAGAGGTTTCCCTCCTTTGTATCGTAAACCGAGTACGAACTGGCAAAGAAATGCCCCGGAACCGAGAGCTCTCGATGGTCGGAGTAGAGGAAGATGGTGATGACATCCTCGGTGGCTATTGCGTCCACATGAAAGTCGGCATAACCTCCGGTTGAATTTCCGGAAAGGGTCAGGTTGCCATTCTCCGTTTGCACGGCATCCCATTTCAGGTCACCCAATGGAAGTCCATACACCTTTTCCAACTCTGCCGAAAACTCTTCCGTGCGGCATTGAATGTCGTACGGGTCCGGGTTTTCCATTTTCACGGCCAGATACAGTTCATCATTGTTCGCGGCAGCCGCCATGTAGCCATAGGCGAGGGTGGTTGTCACAGGTCGGGCCGGAAATTCGCACCGAAGTCCCGTTTCTGGCATTTCCAATTTATAGGACCAGCCCCAGTCGTACTTTCTGTTCTTGGTGATCTGTGCGTTGGCCGACACGCCAGCCGCCAGCATTCCTGCTGCAAGGAAAAGTTTGGTTCTCATGATCTTAGGCTTTTAGAGATGCCCCGAAAAAAGGCACCACAGATTGGCGGCCATGGCCGCTCTCTTTCAGGTTCTCGCTTTGTAGATGAATCAAAAGCATTGGACAGCCTTTAACTCGATCGGTACTGAAAGGGTTACATTTTGTACTGCTGGAAGGAGAAGGCAAGCACAGGACAAGCACCTGAAGCGAGCTCAGGTGTTGATGGCAAAACCGAAATGCAAACGTCTGTTATCTGGACAGAACGATCGATCGACTATAAGGCCGATCGTTGGCAATGATGCGGTAGATGTACTGACCACCTGCAAGATTCTGATTGGCCGAGGCAAGCGGGACACGGTACGTTCCGGCACTTCGATAACCCGAATCCAATTGGTCGACCTGCTGCCCCATAATGTTGTAGAGTTGAACGGTCACATCCATGCCCACCGGCAAGGTGTATTGAACTGTTACCGAACCGTCTGGCATGTATAGCGGCTCGTGTTTGAGTGCCACACGTTCGTGTTCGGCAACCGAGGTAACGCATTCGAAACCGAGCTGCAACCTGTCGTAATGCACATTCAGCAAGGTTTCATCCACCACCGCTTCGGGTATGCACAGCCAGTTCTCAAGTACTGAGGCATACAGTTGGCGGTAATCGATATTGAACACAAGGTTTCCGGCATAGTCAAGATCTGTGAGCGATGGATGGTTGCCGATGAAACCATTTCCTTCCAAGGCAGGGCCGAAGAACATGGATGGTGCAGCCGCACCGTGATCTGTTCCGTCAGAAGCATTCTGTTCCGGGCGTCTTCCAAACTCGGAAATGGTCATGCTCAGCACATCGTTGTCTCTGCCGGAGGCCGCCAGATCCTGATAGAAGGTGGTCACGCTATTGGCAAGGTCGGTAAGGAGCGCCTGGTGCGCATCGGGCTGTTCGGCATGTGTATCGAAACCATCCAAGGTTACCAGATATACTTTGGTGCTCAAACCTCCTTTGATCATACGCGCCACCAACGAAAGTTGCTTGCCGAGTGAAGTATCGGCATAGGTCACCGCGTTTGTGCTGTTGTTGTACGCGTCATTGATCACACCTGCGTAGATGAATGTGCTGTTGGCGATTCCTCTGATGAAACCGACCTGCTCGCCATAGAGGCAGGGAGGAAGGTTGTTCACGTCATGCAACCAACCGTTCTGCGCCAACTGATACAGTTGATTGGGGTCGGCCACGGAAAACGCGTAGTCCGTGCTGTCCGAACCCTTGAACATCAGGTTGCCCACGCTACCGATCTGAATGGCCAGCGGTTCTTCGGGCGGATTGCTCAGATAATCGGGATATTCCTCTTCATAATATCGGCCGAGAAAACCGGAACTCAACACTTCCTGCGAATCGGTTCCTGTGGCCCAAATGTCGGATGAACGGAAATGCGAAAGGCTCTGTTCGTCATAGCCCACGCCATGCACTACTTTCATCTTGCCATCGTTCCAGAACGATTCCAGATCGTTCATGAAGTTGGGCATGGCGAACTCGGAACTGAGATTGAACGCATCAGACTGGTTGATCCGGATGGTGCTCCGCAGATTGGCGTAGGTCGAATAATCGTAGAGCGGAATGATGGTGTTGAGACCGTCATTTCCTCCTTTCAGCCGGATGAACACCAACGAACGGCCCGTTGATTCGGCTGCCGCCAATGCCTTGGCAAGCGGAGAAACAACTGTGGCACCCACTTTCATTCCGCCAAGCATCATGGATCCGCCAAGCCCGATGCCCAAGGTCTTGAAGAACGAACGCCTGTCCCATCTGGCATGCTCACGGTCATGCTCATTCTGCATCAACTTCAGCTCACCAGGCTTAGGGAAAGTCGGTTTCTGGTATTTCTTAAACTCTTTCATGGTCAGTGAGGCTTAGGTCAATTGAAATTCGGGGGTATGGGCAATGTGGCTGAGCAACAGATACACCTGATAGTGGGCGTACTGGGCATTCATGTCCCAAAGTCCCAAGGTGTAGTAATTGGATGGATAGACATCTCTGAACACGGTTGCCGCCTGATCGTAATCGGCCTGCGTTTGCAAGCCGCGTGGCATGAAGTAGTCCACAATGGTCTGGGTCACCAGATCGGGGTCGGAACTTACACCGCCCACCAGATCGATGGCAAACTGACGGAAGAGCTCCTGATCCTGTGAATAAACGTATTGAATGAAGTAATCGATAATGAGCCAACGCCCTGTGAGCGTACTGCTGTTGATCCACTCATGATTGCCCTGCCATCCGGCCACATCCACCGGGTTGAATATCTCTTGACCGAGCAATCCACCATAATATTGCGTGCCGTTGATAACGGTTGCATCGTACGGAAATCCGCTTTCTACAATGAAACCGACCATCATTTCCATCGGACTTTTGATCTTCACGCCAATGATATCATCGTCAAAGAAATGGTCGCTTTTGAACAGCTGACGAAGCACAGGGGCTATCTCGTAGTTATTGCTGGTAAAGGTTGAGGCCAATTCATCAATGATGCCTTGGTCCGGAACAGGACTTACAAAATACGTGTAGAGTTTGGTGCAGATGTGCTGCGCCACCTCATTCTCACGCTCGGAGAAGAGGATGTTCACCACATCGTCATATCCCCAGTTTCCGGTCTGCCCGAAAATGGTCTTATTGTCGTTGGAGTGCGATATGGAGTTGAACGTGATGGGTGCACAAGGCTCAACAAAACCATTATAACCGGTGAGTGCCTTGGCGGTTTCCACAATATCAGTTTGCGTGTAGCCATTGTTCAACCCAAGGGTGAAAAGCTCGTAAAGCTCCCGCGCATAATTCTCGTTGGGCGCCCCGGCCACATTCTCGTACGAATTCAGGAACACGATCATGGCATTGCTGGTGCCGATGCCGTGCACAAAGTCTTTGAAATTGCCCAGACCTTGTACCTGAAGCAGGTGGTAATACTCGTACATATAAGATGGACAGTTGTATACGTCTAAACGGGTAACGAAATGGTTGCTCCAGAAAAGCGTCAGTTTGTCGCGTAGCCCATTGGTGATCATATCGGTAATGAACTGACCGTACCAAGCAAGGATCTGGGCCGTTACCTCAGTATTGGGATTAGAATAGTCGGAAAGGGCCCAATCTCCCCAAGTAGGTGCCGAGGTTGGCGGTAGGGCAATGGCCGCATCGATCAGCGAATCCACCAATATGTCAGGATCCATTGTCAAGGCATTCTGAACTTCGGTATCGGTGGTGCCGAAGCCCATTCTACGATAAAGGTGTTTCACACGTCTTTTATCCCAAGGTTTAGCTACGCTGGGAACGTAAACGGAAATACCGTCAAGATCGCACGGTGCAGGAGGTAGAGGCATAGAGTGAACGTCTTAGATTGAACAACGTGATATTACACAATTTGAGACAATTGCAAATTGATGGACGGTAAGGTTATCAATTTCGTAACTGTTGATGGGGCATGAACATCAAGGCTTGAACCTTGGAAATTCATACTGCTAAGAGAATTGCTCGCAAATTACTGTTTCTCAGGTTTATCGAGCCAAAGACCTGTCTCTAATATGACCCCAAATCGAAGTGTCATGAAACTTGGGTTCTGTTCCCAACCACCAAAAGGTGTTGGTAGTTTGGCTCCTGTATGGAAAATGCCCGATGTGGCGAAATTGATACCGATGTGGGGTTTGACGATAAGTTGCGGGGCAATGGTCCATTTGTATGCGAACTCGATGCCCAGTTCAAACTGTTTTTTGATAAGTTGAAGTGATGATTGGTCTTTAATAGTTCCAGAAGAACCGATCACACTTGGAGGCCCTCCAGTTATCGTCTGAGAAGAGGTTCCCTTATACTTCAACTGCCATGATGGATGGAAGATGACACCCAGATGGAACTTGCGGCTAAGCTCGATGACCGGCTTTATGTAAAAGCCCATGTAGGTGATCTGTGCTTTTTCCTTCACGTCCAGATCGATTCGGGCGGTGGCGCGGTTAGCCCCAGTTCCAGTATCTATTTCAGCGTAAGCCGGAAAACTAATGTTGTAGCCACGCCCCGAGAACTGAAAACCGAATGCCATGGCCAGCTTATGGTACAGACGGATGCGTGCACCGAGACCAGCATCATATCCGAAGCCACCCACAGCTTTGTAAAAACCTCCCTGTATGGTCGTGGGCGTGTAGAAATGTGAGTAACCGATCGATCCCCATGCCTCAATGCCAAGTTTCGGCCCCCAACGGTAAAGCTCGTTCAGTTCATCTTGAGACATCGGTTTACGCGTCTTTTCTGGTGCATAGTAATCCTCATCCTGCGCCAAAGCAGCAAGACCGAACAGAGAAAAGAATAG from Flavobacteriales bacterium includes these protein-coding regions:
- a CDS encoding MFS transporter, whose amino-acid sequence is MNMRNRKASLAFIFGTVAVDMIGIGIIIPVIPQLIGNVAQVSLSEAAAIGGMMMMVYSGMQFFFAPVMGELSDRFGRRPLLLTTLLVLSIDYLFHAFAPSVAWLFVGRILAGISGASYTVANAYIADISKAEDRAKNFGLVGAAFGLGFILGPVIGGVCGEYWGFRAPFFLAAALGFLNFLFGMFFVPESLEEEKRRPIEFSKMIPGASLLNLTKYRSVGGFIVAFFFAFLAGQAMPSTWTFFVIEKLNWSELDIGISLGFVGILISFVQAVFVGWSTRKFGTERVIVGGYFLAALGMGLLSQAEVGWQVYAFTIPYCLGGVATPTLQGLLSNHVSSSEQGKLQGAITSLISISAILGPLIHTRLFELFTGKDAITYFPGMPFATAAVMLLISFTLAIVTIARTNRKGADAETVSTAG
- a CDS encoding DUF1501 domain-containing protein — its product is MQNEHDREHARWDRRSFFKTLGIGLGGSMMLGGMKVGATVVSPLAKALAAAESTGRSLVFIRLKGGNDGLNTIIPLYDYSTYANLRSTIRINQSDAFNLSSEFAMPNFMNDLESFWNDGKMKVVHGVGYDEQSLSHFRSSDIWATGTDSQEVLSSGFLGRYYEEEYPDYLSNPPEEPLAIQIGSVGNLMFKGSDSTDYAFSVADPNQLYQLAQNGWLHDVNNLPPCLYGEQVGFIRGIANSTFIYAGVINDAYNNSTNAVTYADTSLGKQLSLVARMIKGGLSTKVYLVTLDGFDTHAEQPDAHQALLTDLANSVTTFYQDLAASGRDNDVLSMTISEFGRRPEQNASDGTDHGAAAPSMFFGPALEGNGFIGNHPSLTDLDYAGNLVFNIDYRQLYASVLENWLCIPEAVVDETLLNVHYDRLQLGFECVTSVAEHERVALKHEPLYMPDGSVTVQYTLPVGMDVTVQLYNIMGQQVDQLDSGYRSAGTYRVPLASANQNLAGGQYIYRIIANDRPYSRSIVLSR
- a CDS encoding DUF1800 family protein; this encodes MPLPPAPCDLDGISVYVPSVAKPWDKRRVKHLYRRMGFGTTDTEVQNALTMDPDILVDSLIDAAIALPPTSAPTWGDWALSDYSNPNTEVTAQILAWYGQFITDMITNGLRDKLTLFWSNHFVTRLDVYNCPSYMYEYYHLLQVQGLGNFKDFVHGIGTSNAMIVFLNSYENVAGAPNENYARELYELFTLGLNNGYTQTDIVETAKALTGYNGFVEPCAPITFNSISHSNDNKTIFGQTGNWGYDDVVNILFSERENEVAQHICTKLYTYFVSPVPDQGIIDELASTFTSNNYEIAPVLRQLFKSDHFFDDDIIGVKIKSPMEMMVGFIVESGFPYDATVINGTQYYGGLLGQEIFNPVDVAGWQGNHEWINSSTLTGRWLIIDYFIQYVYSQDQELFRQFAIDLVGGVSSDPDLVTQTIVDYFMPRGLQTQADYDQAATVFRDVYPSNYYTLGLWDMNAQYAHYQVYLLLSHIAHTPEFQLT